A part of Myxococcus landrumus genomic DNA contains:
- a CDS encoding VWA domain-containing protein encodes MSVDPKSLSEKDRDALLRWRLALGPAAEKTGACPSLRSLTASSGSVGLAGGDLEPLDDALSFVYGERSGGREGPKPYIPEWLGALRSFFRDDVIALVQKDAIEKKGLTQLLFEPETLPFLEKNVELVTTLVSARGLIPDEAKSLARTIVREVVDELRKKLESTVRTAVIGALRRDRTSPLPIARNIDWKRTIRHNLKGWDAENQRLVPERFYFWPNQRRHHEWDVTLVVDQSGSMAESVVYSSVMAAIFASLDVLRTRLVLFDTEVVDMTPLLSDPVEVLFSTQLGGGTDINRAVAYAQAHHVQRPEKTLFLLITDLYEGGNAQELLARLRQLVDSRAKVLCLLALSDGGKPSYDQAMAKELTAMGIPCFGCTPRKLVDVVERVMRNQDLTPLLSSEKELSHG; translated from the coding sequence ATGAGCGTGGACCCGAAGAGTCTGTCTGAGAAGGACCGCGACGCGCTCCTGCGCTGGCGGCTGGCGCTGGGCCCCGCGGCGGAGAAGACGGGGGCGTGTCCCTCGCTGCGGTCACTGACGGCCTCTTCGGGCTCGGTGGGCCTGGCGGGTGGAGACCTGGAGCCGCTGGATGACGCGCTCTCGTTCGTCTACGGCGAGCGCAGCGGAGGGCGCGAGGGCCCCAAACCCTACATCCCCGAGTGGCTGGGCGCGCTGCGCAGCTTCTTCCGCGACGACGTGATTGCGCTCGTCCAGAAGGACGCCATCGAGAAGAAGGGCCTCACGCAGCTCCTGTTCGAGCCGGAGACGCTGCCCTTCCTCGAGAAGAACGTGGAGCTGGTGACGACGCTGGTGAGCGCGCGCGGGCTCATCCCCGACGAGGCGAAGTCCCTGGCCCGGACGATTGTCCGCGAGGTGGTGGACGAGCTGCGCAAGAAGCTGGAGTCCACCGTCCGCACGGCGGTCATCGGCGCCCTGCGCCGCGACAGGACGAGCCCGCTGCCCATCGCGCGCAACATCGACTGGAAGCGCACGATTCGCCACAACCTCAAGGGCTGGGACGCGGAGAACCAGCGCCTGGTGCCCGAGCGCTTCTACTTCTGGCCCAACCAGCGGCGGCACCATGAGTGGGACGTGACGCTGGTGGTGGACCAGTCCGGCTCCATGGCGGAGAGCGTGGTCTACAGCTCCGTCATGGCCGCCATCTTCGCGTCGCTGGACGTGCTGCGCACGCGGCTGGTCCTGTTCGACACCGAGGTGGTGGACATGACGCCCCTCCTGTCGGACCCGGTGGAGGTGCTGTTCTCCACGCAGCTCGGCGGCGGCACGGACATCAACCGGGCGGTGGCCTACGCGCAGGCCCACCATGTGCAGCGGCCGGAGAAGACACTCTTCCTGCTGATTACCGACCTCTACGAGGGCGGCAACGCGCAGGAGCTGCTCGCGCGGCTGCGGCAGCTCGTGGACTCGCGCGCGAAGGTGCTGTGCCTGCTGGCGCTGTCGGACGGAGGCAAGCCCTCCTACGACCAGGCCATGGCGAAGGAGCTCACCGCGATGGGCATCCCGTGCTTCGGGTGTACGCCGCGCAAGCTGGTGGACGTGGTGGAGCGAGTGATGCGCAACCAGGACCTGACGCCGCTGCTGTCCTCCGAGAAGGAGCTGTCCCATGGCTGA
- a CDS encoding DUF5682 family protein, whose amino-acid sequence MDLDLLTRVHLFPVRHHSPRTTAVLGRWLEHVKPEVVLIEGPCDASALVDVLCDADTRPPIALLGYRTDDTPGSALWPFAEYSPEYAAVRWAQANAARALFIDIPVGVSLALVPPAEAEVQETAPQTQSPPEEEEPITERFARERGYRSFEELWEALFEAPDWTPEGFRGVLLAWADVLNAGPRQDHHRWRDAFMARRVLEVVASGVPPEKIAVVAGAAHVAAFVAKDVEAALEARLPAAVPCAVTVIPYSFPRLSEQLGYGAGNRAPHFYQKAHEAKCDFRRATLEVLIDFAGHLRMRGFTASLSDVLEAYRLAVTLSDLREKSAPGLDELREATIATLCRGDATHVDSFLWKSVVGHQVGRVASRIGKNSLQAEFWREVDSRRLPRTDSPETFTLRLSNEVEVGSSVFLHRLRVTGIPYATLAGTAQQKVTPKEAGAQAALTRVRESWQAQWTPSTDVALVEKIVLGDSLEAVTTRVLQEQLDAARSTGDAAEVLLESVITGCAQTLGAALRACDAHASTDVALPSLASAARALSGLVAYGTSRAHTAMGDEAVAVLCQKTFSRALLRVSEACACAPDAVPEVMDALRTLHEVALAQPLADKAGWLVAARGLMHSGTVHPSASGLATGLLYLSQELTEEEVAKEVGLRLSLAVDPEVSASWLEGFLRVNALVLVKNRDVVKALDEFLAGIEPERFRQTLPVLRRALGVLGSTERRYLMENIVAVRRLGEQGRAVKTVLEEKDKEKLKDMSAELGKALDDLDDLL is encoded by the coding sequence ATGGACCTCGACCTGCTCACCCGGGTGCACCTGTTCCCGGTGCGCCACCACTCGCCGCGCACCACGGCGGTGCTCGGACGCTGGCTGGAGCACGTGAAGCCAGAGGTGGTGCTCATCGAGGGCCCCTGCGATGCCTCCGCGCTCGTGGACGTCCTGTGCGACGCGGACACCCGCCCTCCCATCGCCCTGCTCGGCTATCGCACGGATGACACGCCGGGCTCCGCGCTGTGGCCCTTCGCGGAGTACTCCCCCGAATACGCGGCGGTGCGCTGGGCCCAGGCGAACGCCGCCCGCGCGCTCTTCATCGACATCCCCGTGGGCGTCAGCCTCGCCCTGGTGCCTCCCGCCGAGGCCGAGGTCCAGGAGACCGCGCCACAGACGCAGTCCCCTCCAGAGGAAGAGGAGCCCATCACCGAGCGGTTCGCTCGCGAGCGAGGCTACCGCTCCTTCGAGGAGCTGTGGGAGGCGCTGTTCGAGGCACCGGACTGGACTCCCGAGGGCTTCCGGGGCGTGCTGCTCGCGTGGGCGGACGTGCTCAACGCGGGGCCTCGCCAGGACCATCACCGCTGGCGCGATGCCTTCATGGCAAGGCGGGTGCTGGAGGTGGTGGCCAGCGGCGTCCCGCCCGAGAAGATCGCCGTCGTGGCGGGCGCCGCGCACGTGGCCGCCTTCGTCGCGAAGGACGTGGAGGCCGCGCTGGAGGCCCGGCTTCCGGCGGCAGTGCCCTGCGCGGTGACGGTGATTCCGTACAGCTTTCCCCGCCTGTCCGAGCAGCTCGGCTACGGCGCCGGCAACCGCGCGCCGCACTTCTACCAGAAGGCCCATGAGGCGAAGTGTGACTTCCGGCGCGCGACGCTGGAGGTGCTCATCGACTTCGCCGGGCACCTGCGCATGCGAGGCTTCACCGCGTCGCTGTCCGACGTGCTGGAGGCCTATCGCCTCGCGGTGACGCTCTCGGACCTGCGCGAGAAGAGCGCGCCGGGGCTGGACGAGCTGCGTGAGGCCACCATCGCGACGCTGTGCCGAGGGGATGCGACCCACGTCGACTCCTTCCTGTGGAAGAGCGTGGTGGGCCATCAGGTGGGCCGCGTGGCCAGCCGCATCGGGAAGAACTCGCTCCAGGCGGAGTTCTGGCGGGAGGTGGACTCGCGCCGCCTGCCGCGCACCGACAGCCCGGAGACCTTCACGCTGCGGTTGAGCAACGAGGTGGAGGTCGGCTCGTCGGTGTTCCTGCACCGGCTGCGGGTGACGGGCATTCCCTACGCCACGCTCGCGGGCACCGCCCAACAGAAGGTCACCCCCAAGGAGGCGGGAGCCCAGGCCGCGCTCACACGCGTGCGGGAGTCGTGGCAGGCCCAGTGGACGCCGTCCACCGACGTGGCGCTGGTGGAGAAGATTGTCCTGGGTGACTCGCTGGAGGCGGTGACGACGCGGGTCCTCCAGGAGCAACTGGACGCGGCGCGGAGCACGGGTGACGCCGCGGAGGTGCTGCTGGAGTCTGTGATTACGGGCTGTGCGCAGACGCTGGGCGCCGCGCTGCGTGCGTGTGATGCCCATGCCTCCACGGACGTGGCCCTGCCCTCGCTCGCCTCGGCGGCGCGGGCCCTGTCTGGCCTGGTCGCGTATGGCACCTCCCGCGCGCATACGGCGATGGGCGACGAGGCCGTGGCCGTGCTCTGCCAGAAGACCTTCTCTCGCGCGCTGCTGCGAGTGAGCGAGGCCTGTGCCTGCGCGCCCGACGCCGTACCCGAGGTCATGGATGCGCTGCGGACGTTGCATGAGGTGGCGCTGGCGCAGCCGCTCGCGGACAAGGCCGGGTGGCTCGTCGCGGCCCGGGGACTGATGCACAGCGGCACCGTGCATCCTTCCGCGTCGGGGCTGGCGACGGGCCTGCTCTATCTGTCGCAGGAGCTGACCGAGGAGGAGGTCGCGAAGGAGGTGGGGCTGCGGCTGTCGCTCGCGGTGGACCCGGAGGTGAGCGCGTCGTGGCTGGAGGGCTTCCTGCGGGTCAACGCGCTGGTGCTGGTGAAGAACCGCGACGTGGTGAAGGCGCTCGATGAGTTCCTGGCGGGCATCGAGCCCGAGCGCTTCCGTCAGACCCTCCCGGTATTGAGAAGGGCACTGGGCGTGCTCGGTAGCACCGAGCGGCGCTACCTCATGGAGAACATCGTGGCCGTGCGGCGGCTCGGAGAGCAGGGCCGCGCGGTGAAGACGGTGCTCGAGGAAAAGGACAAAGAGAAGCTCAAGGACATGAGCGCGGAGCTGGGCAAGGCGCTCGATGACTTGGATGACCTGCTATGA
- a CDS encoding ATP-binding protein, with protein sequence MPDIRLPAEAKFKTELDALAAHDDKPRPPGWALSPRAVETYILGSTKPVGGVPITPKYVGDKGLVQVCIATLASDRALMLVGEPGTAKSWLSEHLSAAISGTSALIVQGTAGTSEDHLKYSWNYALLLAKGPTPDALVPSPVLRAMRGGKFARFEEVTRTSPEIQDALISILSEKQVSIPELGEVVSAQRGFNLIATANTRDRGVNEMSAALKRRFNFVTVPVVDDLEQEIQIVTRREAELRNDYQVGVPPTEELSRMLLTLFQELRQGVTKDGKTKVRTPGAVLSTAEAISVLFNSSILAQQFGGGKVTPQELAASLVGAVVKEQEDDVKALREYMETVAKSRSGAWKELYSASKKLLRG encoded by the coding sequence ATGCCGGACATCCGACTGCCCGCCGAAGCGAAGTTCAAGACTGAGCTGGACGCCCTCGCCGCCCATGACGACAAGCCTCGCCCTCCTGGGTGGGCGCTCTCGCCTCGCGCCGTCGAGACCTACATCCTCGGGAGCACAAAGCCCGTGGGCGGCGTTCCCATCACCCCCAAGTACGTGGGTGACAAGGGGCTCGTGCAGGTCTGCATCGCCACCCTGGCGTCGGACCGGGCCCTGATGCTCGTGGGCGAGCCGGGCACCGCGAAGAGCTGGCTCTCCGAACACCTCTCCGCCGCCATCAGTGGCACCTCCGCCCTCATCGTCCAGGGCACCGCGGGCACCAGCGAGGACCACCTCAAGTACTCGTGGAACTACGCGCTGCTGCTCGCGAAGGGCCCCACGCCGGACGCCCTCGTTCCCTCCCCCGTGCTGCGCGCCATGCGCGGCGGCAAGTTCGCCCGCTTCGAAGAGGTGACGCGCACCTCACCGGAGATTCAAGACGCGCTCATCTCCATCCTCTCGGAGAAGCAGGTCTCCATCCCGGAGCTGGGCGAGGTGGTGAGCGCGCAGCGCGGCTTCAACCTCATCGCCACCGCCAACACCCGCGACCGCGGCGTCAACGAGATGAGCGCCGCCCTCAAGCGCCGCTTCAACTTCGTCACCGTCCCGGTGGTGGATGACCTGGAGCAGGAGATTCAAATCGTGACGAGGCGCGAGGCGGAGCTGCGCAATGACTATCAGGTCGGTGTCCCGCCGACCGAGGAGCTGTCTCGCATGCTGCTCACGCTCTTCCAGGAGCTGCGCCAGGGCGTGACGAAGGATGGGAAGACGAAGGTGCGCACGCCGGGCGCGGTGCTCTCCACGGCCGAGGCCATCAGCGTGTTGTTCAACAGCTCCATCCTCGCGCAGCAGTTCGGCGGCGGGAAGGTGACGCCGCAGGAGCTGGCCGCCTCGCTGGTGGGCGCGGTGGTGAAGGAGCAGGAGGACGACGTGAAGGCCCTGCGCGAGTACATGGAGACGGTGGCCAAGAGCCGCTCCGGCGCGTGGAAGGAGCTGTACTCCGCGAGCAAGAAGCTCCTGAGGGGCTGA
- a CDS encoding AAA family ATPase, with protein sequence MYLKKVVLENIRSMAELEWEPPSLPGWHVVIGDNGAGKSSFLRAISLAMVGRDAAMALRQDWGEWLRVGTPSGSIQLSLSGDSRWDQVAGSASSDVPADLRLQRAGSGTQLVPGAASMVAAPGLWGLGPGWFSAAYGAFRRFTGGDAEQETLFSSQPRLARHLSMFDASVSLRASLEWLKLLEFKRLEKSPEGGLVEPLKAFINQPDFLPHQTQLDSISSRGVRFVDGQGSEVSVENLGDGFQSLLSLAFELIRQLASTYGAKHLFAPGDTTTLQTPGVVLIDEVEAHLHPTWQRRVGFWFRKHFPNIQFIVTTHSPLICQAAAEGSIFWLPRPGSDEPSSMVTGIARERLLYGSVVDAYGTGAFGDMSTRSPEALVQLERLALLNQKELAGGLSEEERQEQERLRMRTPTAASVLPSPAVERLLK encoded by the coding sequence ATGTATCTGAAGAAAGTCGTCCTCGAGAACATCCGGTCGATGGCTGAGCTGGAGTGGGAGCCGCCCTCGCTTCCGGGGTGGCACGTCGTCATCGGAGACAACGGCGCGGGCAAGAGCTCCTTCCTGCGCGCCATCTCGCTCGCGATGGTGGGGCGCGACGCGGCGATGGCGCTTCGTCAGGATTGGGGTGAATGGCTTCGCGTGGGAACGCCCTCTGGTTCGATTCAGTTGTCCTTGAGTGGGGACTCGCGCTGGGACCAGGTCGCGGGCTCCGCGTCGTCGGATGTCCCGGCGGACCTGCGGCTCCAGCGCGCGGGGAGTGGCACCCAGCTCGTGCCAGGGGCGGCGAGCATGGTCGCCGCACCGGGGCTGTGGGGCCTGGGCCCGGGCTGGTTCAGCGCGGCGTATGGTGCGTTCAGGCGCTTCACGGGCGGCGACGCGGAGCAGGAGACGCTCTTCTCCTCGCAGCCCCGGCTCGCGCGCCATCTGTCGATGTTCGACGCGTCCGTGTCCCTGCGCGCGAGCCTGGAGTGGCTCAAGCTGCTCGAGTTCAAGCGGCTGGAGAAGAGCCCCGAAGGCGGCTTGGTGGAGCCGCTCAAGGCGTTCATCAACCAGCCCGACTTCCTGCCGCACCAGACGCAGCTCGACTCCATCTCCTCGCGAGGCGTGCGCTTCGTGGACGGCCAGGGCAGCGAGGTCTCCGTCGAGAATCTGGGCGACGGCTTCCAGTCCCTGCTGAGCCTCGCGTTCGAGTTGATCCGCCAGCTCGCGAGCACCTATGGCGCGAAGCACCTCTTCGCCCCGGGCGACACGACGACGCTCCAGACGCCGGGCGTCGTCCTCATCGACGAAGTCGAAGCCCACCTGCATCCGACGTGGCAGCGCCGCGTGGGGTTCTGGTTCCGAAAGCACTTCCCCAACATCCAGTTCATCGTCACGACGCACAGCCCGCTCATCTGCCAGGCCGCCGCGGAGGGGAGCATCTTCTGGCTGCCGCGTCCCGGCAGTGACGAACCGTCGAGCATGGTGACCGGCATCGCGCGCGAGCGGCTCCTCTACGGAAGCGTGGTGGATGCGTACGGCACGGGCGCCTTCGGAGACATGTCGACGCGCTCCCCCGAGGCCCTCGTGCAGTTGGAGCGCCTGGCCCTCCTCAACCAGAAGGAGCTGGCCGGAGGGCTGAGCGAGGAGGAGCGCCAGGAGCAGGAGCGTCTGCGCATGCGCACGCCGACCGCCGCGAGCGTGCTGCCGTCCCCCGCGGTGGAGCGCCTGCTCAAATGA
- a CDS encoding NADP-dependent oxidoreductase, with protein sequence MKTSIPSQMKAIAIDRFGGPELLGMKTLPVPPLGPDDVLIKVETAGIGQWDPEEREGGMEILKQSKSTFPYVLGSDGAGTVVAVGDGVKNFKAGDKVYAAGFLNSKGGFYAEYACVRAVDTAPIPKGLSAEQAGVLAADGITALQGVEDALKVGKGTNLMVYGASGGVGHLAVQLAKRLGARVLAVVSGEDGVELGRKIGADKVVNGRAEDVVKAAREFAPDGLDAVLVLAGGEKTDQALTTVKKGGHIAYPNGVEPEPKGPEGVKVTAYNGEPHPRALSRLNGLIESGPFHVEVSKVYRLEDAPRAHEAVGKHHLGKLALRIH encoded by the coding sequence ATGAAGACCTCGATTCCTTCCCAGATGAAGGCCATCGCCATCGACCGGTTTGGCGGTCCCGAGCTGCTCGGGATGAAGACGCTCCCCGTTCCACCGCTGGGGCCCGATGACGTGCTCATCAAGGTGGAGACCGCGGGCATCGGCCAGTGGGACCCCGAAGAGCGCGAAGGCGGAATGGAGATCCTCAAGCAGAGCAAGTCAACCTTCCCCTACGTCCTGGGGTCTGACGGCGCGGGCACCGTCGTGGCCGTGGGGGACGGGGTGAAGAACTTCAAGGCCGGCGACAAGGTCTACGCCGCGGGCTTCCTCAACTCGAAGGGGGGCTTCTACGCGGAGTACGCCTGCGTGCGCGCGGTGGACACGGCGCCGATTCCCAAGGGCCTGAGCGCGGAGCAGGCGGGAGTGCTGGCGGCGGACGGCATCACCGCCCTGCAAGGCGTGGAGGATGCGCTCAAGGTCGGCAAGGGCACGAACCTCATGGTGTATGGCGCCAGCGGCGGCGTGGGGCACCTGGCGGTGCAGTTGGCCAAGAGGTTGGGCGCGCGAGTCCTCGCGGTGGTGTCCGGTGAGGACGGCGTGGAGCTGGGGCGGAAGATTGGCGCGGACAAGGTGGTGAACGGCCGCGCGGAGGACGTGGTGAAGGCCGCCAGGGAGTTCGCGCCCGATGGGCTGGACGCGGTGCTGGTGCTCGCCGGGGGAGAGAAGACGGACCAGGCGCTGACGACGGTGAAGAAGGGCGGACACATCGCCTACCCCAACGGCGTCGAGCCCGAGCCCAAGGGCCCCGAGGGCGTCAAGGTGACCGCCTACAACGGTGAGCCGCATCCTCGCGCGCTGAGCCGGCTCAATGGACTCATCGAGTCCGGCCCGTTCCACGTGGAGGTATCGAAGGTCTACCGGCTGGAGGATGCCCCGCGCGCGCACGAGGCCGTGGGCAAGCACCACCTGGGCAAGCTCGCGCTGCGCATCCACTGA
- a CDS encoding MBL fold metallo-hydrolase produces the protein MKPRHEGTGRRDFLRAALSLAAGAVVLPPGLGRAAKPEESTMLRARRLAWAGVQLQLGKDSLFLDPLLDPAVWGPALKDPLVPLEAGDGGRFVLVTHRHPDHFDRMAVRKVLGDTGTLVCSPDTAVVAASAGFRVRTAPLYEPLLLNDFTVTAVPAADGYGDPQVSWVVSGGGRRIIHCGDTLWHGSWWHIGRQLGPFDAAFLPINGARFGWRKPVSDVPGVLTPEQAVAAAAVMEARLLVPIHYGVTSSEDYREVPDAEAQLLAAAKKRKVNVELARPGEWLTWKPRP, from the coding sequence ATGAAGCCACGTCATGAGGGAACAGGGCGCCGGGACTTCCTCCGCGCGGCGCTCTCCCTGGCCGCGGGAGCGGTGGTGCTGCCTCCAGGACTCGGCCGCGCGGCGAAGCCCGAGGAGAGCACGATGCTGCGCGCACGGCGGCTCGCCTGGGCCGGAGTCCAATTGCAGCTCGGGAAGGACTCGCTCTTCCTCGACCCGTTGCTCGACCCCGCCGTGTGGGGCCCCGCGCTGAAGGACCCGCTCGTTCCGCTGGAGGCAGGGGACGGTGGACGCTTCGTGCTGGTGACGCATCGCCACCCGGACCACTTCGACCGGATGGCCGTTCGCAAGGTCCTGGGCGACACGGGCACGCTGGTCTGCTCACCGGACACCGCCGTCGTGGCCGCATCGGCGGGATTCCGCGTCCGGACCGCGCCCCTCTACGAGCCGCTCCTGCTCAATGACTTCACCGTCACCGCCGTTCCGGCCGCGGACGGCTACGGAGACCCGCAGGTGTCCTGGGTCGTCTCGGGCGGAGGCCGCCGCATCATCCACTGCGGCGACACGCTGTGGCACGGCTCCTGGTGGCACATCGGCCGTCAGCTGGGCCCCTTCGATGCGGCCTTCCTTCCCATCAACGGAGCCCGCTTCGGCTGGCGCAAACCGGTCAGCGACGTCCCGGGCGTCCTGACTCCCGAGCAGGCCGTCGCGGCGGCGGCGGTGATGGAGGCGCGGCTCCTCGTCCCCATCCACTATGGCGTCACGTCCTCCGAGGACTACCGCGAGGTCCCCGACGCGGAAGCCCAGCTCCTGGCGGCGGCGAAGAAGCGGAAGGTGAACGTGGAGCTGGCTCGGCCGGGTGAGTGGTTGACCTGGAAACCTCGGCCCTGA
- a CDS encoding cupin domain-containing protein, translated as MPEHHEYPPTPPWMSVRVDDIEPLVIGPGCLRRDLPSTRDVRAWVVDMAPGSQWPWVDVHDTGEEVFVVSGELIEGAQRLGPGSYLFFAPGSSHQPRTELGVRLFGINPIPPKKTGDTA; from the coding sequence ATGCCCGAGCACCACGAGTACCCTCCCACACCCCCATGGATGTCCGTGCGAGTCGACGACATCGAGCCCCTGGTCATCGGCCCCGGCTGCCTGCGCAGGGACCTGCCGAGCACCCGTGACGTACGCGCCTGGGTCGTGGACATGGCCCCCGGGAGTCAGTGGCCCTGGGTGGACGTCCATGACACCGGCGAAGAGGTCTTCGTGGTGAGTGGTGAGCTCATCGAAGGAGCGCAACGCCTGGGCCCCGGGTCGTATCTGTTCTTCGCACCCGGCAGCAGCCATCAGCCCAGAACCGAGCTGGGCGTGCGGCTCTTCGGCATCAACCCCATCCCACCCAAGAAGACTGGAGACACGGCATGA
- a CDS encoding LysR substrate-binding domain-containing protein → MLELRHFKLIAAVADTGSLASASRQLHLTSSALSHQLRDAEERLGVQLFQRRQRRLLLTGAGEKLLGSARRVLNEVAQAEQLCRTHPKDDLLRLSTGCYTVYGWLPPILGEWQAEYPRAELRIVLEATRQPLDALLSGGLDLALTTDVPRQARLSQTALFTDELLLVVPSGHALARRAHVTAEELVSEHLLTYAAPREQLDIFTRVFWPANLEPQRVSPVPLTEALIELVRGGMGVTALPGWMLPAQRHGLHTLRLTPRGIRRRWSAVTRATRQRPASLTRFVQLLRERFASGGPKTPPLPLGT, encoded by the coding sequence ATGCTCGAACTCCGTCACTTCAAGCTGATTGCCGCGGTCGCTGATACCGGGAGCCTGGCCTCGGCGAGCCGGCAGCTCCACCTCACGTCCTCGGCGCTGAGCCATCAGCTTCGCGACGCGGAGGAGCGTCTGGGCGTCCAGCTCTTCCAACGTCGCCAGCGCCGGCTGCTGCTGACGGGCGCGGGGGAGAAGCTGCTGGGTTCGGCGCGGCGGGTGCTGAACGAGGTGGCGCAGGCGGAGCAGCTCTGCCGCACGCATCCGAAGGATGACCTGCTGCGGCTCAGCACGGGTTGCTACACGGTTTATGGCTGGCTGCCGCCCATCCTCGGGGAGTGGCAGGCGGAGTATCCGCGCGCGGAGCTGCGCATCGTCCTGGAGGCCACGCGGCAGCCGCTGGACGCGCTGCTGAGTGGTGGGTTGGACCTCGCGTTGACCACGGATGTTCCCCGACAGGCGCGGCTGTCACAGACGGCGCTCTTCACGGATGAGCTGTTGCTGGTGGTTCCGTCGGGCCATGCGCTGGCGCGACGCGCGCATGTCACGGCGGAGGAGCTGGTGTCGGAGCACCTGCTCACGTATGCGGCGCCTCGGGAGCAGCTCGACATCTTCACGCGGGTCTTCTGGCCCGCGAACCTCGAGCCACAGCGGGTCTCTCCCGTGCCGCTCACCGAGGCGCTCATCGAGCTGGTGCGCGGCGGCATGGGCGTGACGGCGCTGCCGGGATGGATGCTTCCGGCACAGCGTCACGGGCTGCACACGCTCCGGCTCACGCCTCGCGGGATTCGCCGACGATGGAGCGCGGTGACGCGCGCCACTCGCCAGCGACCCGCTTCGTTGACTCGCTTCGTTCAGCTCTTGCGCGAGCGCTTCGCCTCGGGTGGGCCGAAGACGCCCCCGCTTCCGCTGGGGACCTGA
- a CDS encoding linear amide C-N hydrolase has product MCTDFLIVASDKSVVNGRSMEFGLDLGSKILVRAPGSKFISPSPQGLLNGLSWTTTYGYVGLTGNHSLPIIVDGLNTAGLSTGSLWLPGSRYPKVTNNAKALTLPQFPGWVLGNFATVAEVRTALLEGAAQVWESDWLAKYLPLHFPIHDAQGNSLVVEFLDGELHLHDNPVSVLTNAPPFPVQLQNLRTYVDLSPYDAKPIQLGSETFSQPGHGSGLRGIPGDAMPPSRFVRATYLKQFARPVANATEATSLAFHILNSVDIPKGTVRSVNEKTQKEEDDYTQWAVVKDLTHNVFNVRFYEDQLIYSVNLKTLDFGAADGKTFSVPSSPASIDLTPKLTS; this is encoded by the coding sequence ATGTGCACTGACTTCCTCATCGTTGCCTCGGACAAGAGCGTGGTGAATGGACGCAGCATGGAGTTTGGCCTCGACCTCGGCTCCAAGATTCTCGTCCGCGCCCCGGGCTCGAAGTTCATCTCTCCCTCGCCCCAGGGCCTCCTCAATGGCCTGTCGTGGACGACCACCTACGGCTACGTGGGCCTCACCGGCAATCACAGCCTCCCCATCATCGTCGACGGACTCAACACCGCCGGACTCTCCACCGGAAGCCTCTGGCTCCCCGGCTCCCGCTACCCCAAGGTCACCAACAACGCCAAGGCCCTGACCCTCCCTCAGTTCCCAGGCTGGGTCCTCGGCAACTTCGCCACCGTGGCCGAGGTCCGCACCGCGCTCCTCGAAGGCGCCGCGCAGGTCTGGGAGAGTGACTGGCTCGCCAAGTACCTCCCCCTCCACTTCCCCATCCACGATGCCCAGGGCAACAGCCTGGTCGTCGAGTTCCTCGATGGCGAACTCCACCTCCACGACAACCCCGTCTCCGTACTGACCAACGCACCGCCCTTTCCCGTCCAGCTCCAGAACCTGCGCACCTACGTCGACCTCTCCCCCTACGACGCCAAGCCCATCCAGCTCGGCAGCGAGACCTTCTCCCAGCCCGGTCACGGCAGCGGCCTGCGTGGCATCCCCGGCGACGCCATGCCGCCCTCGCGCTTCGTCCGCGCCACGTACCTCAAGCAGTTCGCACGCCCCGTCGCCAACGCGACCGAGGCCACCAGCCTCGCCTTCCACATCCTCAACTCCGTCGACATCCCCAAGGGCACCGTGCGCTCCGTCAATGAGAAGACCCAGAAGGAAGAGGACGACTACACCCAGTGGGCCGTGGTCAAGGACCTCACCCACAACGTCTTCAACGTGCGCTTCTACGAGGACCAGCTCATCTACTCGGTGAACCTCAAGACGCTCGACTTCGGCGCCGCCGACGGGAAGACCTTCTCCGTGCCGTCCAGCCCCGCCTCCATCGACCTCACCCCGAAGCTCACGAGCTGA